In Ascaphus truei isolate aAscTru1 chromosome 12, aAscTru1.hap1, whole genome shotgun sequence, the following are encoded in one genomic region:
- the LOC142464074 gene encoding uncharacterized protein LOC142464074 isoform X1: protein MSFQVSTMQLLAEAHNHEEGWFQKQMCALVLKAGSDQGSLGSREDARGQGGSHATCAEAWPSSSDEGGPSYGAREALVVQKGKSGTAGTRSTSLCGAGTSSTARKRSGPRVELAVRGLEDKSLGAGPDRRFKTPPGTGASKSKRKRVACLGNKSVTLPGIVSSPGPQVLELGLAGDAEARMISAVVKGVQLALLPMTMLLSTKQAVEACKSSERQGRSDSVLDGGSNRGTVGGELAQVSLGVERMWKSVFFLARSVIGRRHLGFWRALRGKRIRIYARRFLSIQDTIRKAFQKHGGSSFRGSNSLKGVWREHFQVRTSGRGRAGGKQSGVCWRYNESRCNFENCRF from the exons ATGTCCTTTCAGGTCAGCACCATGCAGCTTTTGGCGGAGGCGCACAACCATGAGGAAGGATGGTTTCAAAAACAGATGTGTGCACTAGTGCTGAAAGCTGGGAGTGATCAAGGAAGTTTGGGCAGTCGTGAAGACGCGAGAGGACAGGGTGGTTCCCATGCTACCTGCGCTGAGGCGTGGCCATCATCAAGTGATGAAGGGGGTCCTAGTTACGGAGCACGGGAGGCGTTGGTGGTGCAGAAGG GTAAATCTGGAACGGCCGGGACGCGGTCGACCTCGCTTTGTGGCGCTGGTACGTCGTCCACGGCTCGCAAGCGGTCCGGGCCTCGGGTTGAGCTTGCTGTCAGAGGCTTAGAGGACAAGAGTCTTGGGgcaggtcccgacaggcggttcaaAACACCGCCGGGGACTGGGGCATCGAAGAGTAAGCGAAAAAGAGTTGCTTGTTTGGGAAATAAGAGTGTTACCTTGCCGGGCATTGTTAGCTCCCCTGGGCCACAGGTGTTGGAGTTGGGGTTAGCGGGCGATGCTGAGGCAAGAATGATTAGTGCGGTGGTTAAGGGCGTTCAGTTAGCTTTATTGCCGATGACAATGTTATTATCCACTAAGCAAGCAGTGGAGGCATGCAAGTCAAGTGAGCGGCAGGGGAGGTCAGATTCAGTGCTTGACGGGGGGAGCAACCGTGGAACAGTTGGTGGAGAGTTGGCTCAGGTGTCTTTGGGTGTGGAGAGGATGTGGAAAAGCGTCTTTTTCCTCGCACGTTCAGTAATTGGTCGCAGGCATTTGGGATTTTGGCGGGCGTTGCGGGGGAAAAGGATCCGCATTTATGCTCGGCGCTTTTTAAGTATTCAGGATACGATTAGAAAAGCGTTTCAGAAACACGGGGGGTCGTCCTTTCGTGGGTCAAATAGCCTCAAAGGGGTCTGGCGGGAGCATTTTCAGGTGCGCACATCAGGGAGAGGGCGTGCAGGTGGGAAGCAGTCGGGGGTATGTTGGCGTTACAACGAGTCAAGATGCAATTTTGAGAATTGTAGATTCTAA
- the LOC142464074 gene encoding uncharacterized protein LOC142464074 isoform X2, producing MSFQVSTMQLLAEAHNHEEGWFQKQMCALVLKAGSDQGSLGSREDARGQGGSHATCAEAWPSSSDEGGPSYGAREALVVQKGKSGTAGTRSTSLCGAGTSSTARKRSGPRVELAVRGLEDKSLGAGPDRRFKTPPGTGASKNFVVIWIVGDSMVHWAGKRANSRPYGKNLGLSMEQVEVTWWGMRGMRWGRLFPLLISRARGRRAPDIIIIHVGGNDVAKLRSIDLFQQIKQHLARMLTFWPGVQLVWSEIICRLVWKGARIPGRVNKTRKRLNRMVGNFVVQCGGWVIRHPQFSFKLGGWFREDGVQLSDVGVDMFNNELQEGLEEVIRGMAVRV from the exons ATGTCCTTTCAGGTCAGCACCATGCAGCTTTTGGCGGAGGCGCACAACCATGAGGAAGGATGGTTTCAAAAACAGATGTGTGCACTAGTGCTGAAAGCTGGGAGTGATCAAGGAAGTTTGGGCAGTCGTGAAGACGCGAGAGGACAGGGTGGTTCCCATGCTACCTGCGCTGAGGCGTGGCCATCATCAAGTGATGAAGGGGGTCCTAGTTACGGAGCACGGGAGGCGTTGGTGGTGCAGAAGG GTAAATCTGGAACGGCCGGGACGCGGTCGACCTCGCTTTGTGGCGCTGGTACGTCGTCCACGGCTCGCAAGCGGTCCGGGCCTCGGGTTGAGCTTGCTGTCAGAGGCTTAGAGGACAAGAGTCTTGGGgcaggtcccgacaggcggttcaaAACACCGCCGGGGACTGGGGCATCGAAGA ATTTCGTGGTAATTTGGATCGTGGGAGATTCAATGGTACACTGGGCGGGGAAGAGGGCGAATTCGCGCCCCTACGGAAAGAATTTAGGGTTGAGTATGGAGCAGGTGGAGGTAACgtggtgggggatgagagggatgcgGTGGGGACGGCTTTTTCCGCTGTTAATTTCTAGGGCCAGGGGTAGGAGGGCACCGGATATCATCATTATTCATGTTGGGGGTAATGATGTGGCAAAATTGCGGTCGATTGATTTATTTCAGCAGATTAAGCAACATTTGGCGCGCATGTTAACGTTTTGGCCAGGGGTGCAATTAGTTTGGTCCGAGATAATATGCAGGTTGGTTTGGAAAGGTGCGCGTATCCCGGGGAGAGTTAACAAGACgaggaagaggttaaacaggaTGGTGGGGAATTTCGTGGTTCAATGTGGGGGTTGGGTCATTCGTCACCCGCAGTTTAGTTTTAAATTGGGTGGATGGTTTAGGGAAGATGGGGTACAGTTGTCGGATGTCGGGGTGGACATGTTTAATAATGAGTTACAGGAAGGTTTGGAAGAGGTCATAaggggtatggcggtacgggtctga